GCCACGAAGTACGGCGGGAAGATGGTGGTATGCCAACCAGGAATAACAGAGGTGGCGAAGTCAAAAGATACAATGGTGTGTACAGACAGTACGAGAGGAGTACTCAAACCAGCCAGCACAAGGCTGAGGCTTTCATGACGCTGCCAGTGCTTGGTGCTACCGGTCCAGCCGAAAGAAAGAATACCGTACATTTTTTTGCGCCACTTCAGTTTGGCACGGTCACGTACAGTAGCCAGGTCAGGCAACAAACCTGAGTACCAGAACAACAGTGACACAGTGAAGTATGTAGAGATCGCAAATACGTCCCACAACAGTGGAGAGGTAAAGTTTACCCACAACGGGCCGCGGCTGTTGGGGTAAGGCAGTACGAAGAAGGCCATCCACACACGACCCATGTGGAAGATGGGGAACTGGCCCGCACACATTACCGCAAAGATGGTCATGGCTTCAGCCGCACGGTTTACACCTGTACGCCAGCCTTGGCGGAAGAGCAACAAGATGGCCGAAATGAGCGTACCGGCGTGACCAATACCTACCCACCACACGAAGTTGGTGATGTCCCAACCCCAGCCAATTGTTTTGTTCAGGTTCCATTCGCCAATACCGTAGGTTACTTCGCGGTACACACTGTACACACCAAACAACAGCAAGCCTACCGAAATGGCAAAACCAATCTTCCACAACTTAGAAGGTGTGGTCTCAATCGGCCTGATGATGTCTTCAGTTACCTGGTGGTACGTTTTCGTTCCATCCACCAACGGAGCCCTTACGGCACTTTCGTACTTAATTACAGACATATGCTCTTCGCTTTTAGCACCTGGCTTTCGCCGTATGCTTTTTGGTTCTTTTATTCTTTTGAGTTACCAACTGCAGTTCCCTGATGGAGCTGCGTTGTGTCACTCACTTGTACTTTCAGTTCTCTGGTCAGCTTTACCCATTAATGGTGAGCAGCACCGGCCTCAGCAGCTTCAGGTTTGTGGGGCATTTCTACCGCATCCACTTCATCTGTATTTCTGATTTTGGCCATGTAGTTCACATTCGGCAACACGTGAATTTGCTCCAGCGCATAGTACATCCGCAGCGGGCTGTGGTCACGCATGTTGCGAACGGCGCTTTGCTTATCGTTGCTGTCACCAAATTCAATCGCATTTGTTGGGCAAGCACTCTGACAAGCAGTTTTCACTTCACCATCCTTAATGGGACGGCTCTGCTTTTTCGCTTCCAGCTTACCAGCCTGCAGGCGCTGTACGCAGAATGAGCACTTCTCAATTACACCACGGCTACGAACAGTAACGTCAGGGTTCAGCACCATGCGGTACAGGTCGTCGTTCATTTCCATGGTTACATCGCTGATGATTCCTTCCTGGTTGTTCGGGAAGCTATCAGCACCTGTGTAGTCGGCCCAGTTGAAACGGCGTACTTTATACGGACAGTTGTTGGCACAATAACGGGTACCAATACAACGGTTGTAAGTCATTTGGTTCAAACCTTCGCTGCTGTGGTTGGTAGCAGCTACAGGACATACGTTTTCGCAAGGAGCGTTGTCGCAGTGCTGGCACATCATTGGCATAAACACTACGTCCTTCACTTCATCGGGGTTAGCCGCATCGCTTACAAAGTAGCGGTCAATACGCATCCAATGCATATCGTGGCCACGCAGTACTTCTGTTTTACCTACAACAGGAATGTTGTTTTCAGCATTACAAGCCACTACGCAAGAACCGCAACCAGTACAGCTGTTCAGGTCGATGCTCATGCCCCAGTGTACCCCAGGACGATCATTGAGGCGAGGATCATACAAAGAAGCTTCGTTGCGGTAGTCGCCGCTTTTGCTGGCATAATCTTCTACCAGTGCATCCCGCTGCGCCTTAAACATTTCGGGGTGCTTCTTAAAGGTAGCCAGTGAAGTTTCTTTTACTACTTCAATACGGCCTTCATAAGAACCGTGTGTTTGGTTTTGAGCTACTTCATACAATTCATCGGTGGCAGTTACTGTTGCATCGTAAGCAGCGTAGGTTACTACACCGTTGGCAATGGTAGCCAGCGGGTAAGCATTCTGACCAGCGCCTTTTACAGCTACACCTACTTTTTCACTGCGGCCATAACCTACAGCAATACCGATGGTGTTTTTCTGCGTACCGGGAACAATGATTACCGGCAGCTTCAGTTCTTTACCGTTTACCTTAATGGCAATAACGGGTTTCTTCGGATTTACTTCGTAGCTGTCTGCGTCGCCATTCTTTGTCAGGTCGATACCCAACAATTCTTTGGCAGCAGCAGCAGAAATGGTAGCGTAGTTATCCCAGGTGGCCTTGGTTACGGGGTCAGGCATTTCCTGCAACCATGGGTTGGTAGCTTGCGCACCAGAACCGATGGCTGTTTTTTCGTACAGTACTACTTCCCATGCACCAGCCTTGGCAGGTGTACCGGCAGCACTTACGGCAGCGGCAACAGCAGCACCATTAAATGAACCAGCCGCTACCACAGCTTCAGCAGGTACAATCACACCATCACGGAGTGTTGCATCCCAGTTTTCCTGGCTGCCCAGCTTGGTCATCCAGTATGCTTTCAGGTAGTTGGCGTATTCGGTAGTTGCATTACCGCTCCACTTCAACAGGCTGTCTTGCCAGTTGCGTGTTTTAAACAGCGGGGCAATGGTAGGTTGAATAAAAGAGTAGTAACCAGATTTTGGCTCGGCATCACCCCAACTTTCGAGGTAGTGATGATCGGGCACTACGTATTTGCAGAGCTCAGTGGTTTCGTCCAAACGGGTGTTGAAAGAAACGGTGAGTTTTACGGCAGCCAGCGCCTTTTTGAAGGCATCGGCTTTGGCGTAGGTATAAGCAGGGTTGGCACCGGCAATCAGCAGGGCACCTACTTTACCAGCACTCATATCGGCCAGCAGGGTTTCAAAGTCAGCATCCACACCTTGACGGTAGTTGCTGGTAACAGCCCAGTTGATGGTTTTACCGTTGGCACCAATGGCCTCGTTAATTGCATTTACAATGAGCTGAACATTGCTGTCGTTGCTACCACTTACTACCAGGGCAGCACCGCCGGCAGCTTTTAGGTCGGCAGCAGCTTTGCTCAGACCGGCTTTCAGCTTGGCATCGGCTACGTTTACAGCGCCGCCTGTTACAGCAGCCAGCAAGGCAGCAGCAACCACACCTGCTTCAGAAGGCTTGTGGGTAAAGCGTTCGTCGGCATTGGCACCCGTCATGCTCATGATGCTTTCGAACTGATAGTGCTTGCTCAGCGTAGGATTTTTCTCGTCGATTTTGCGGCCTTTAGAGTACTGCTTGGCAAACTCTACTGGGCTGAGCCAGGTACCGAGGAAGTCGGCGCCGAGGCTTACAATCACTTTTGCATTGTCGAAGTGATATGAAGGAATGGCACGTTTGCCATAAGCCGCTTCGTTGGCCAGCAGCATACCGCTGTAGCTTACGGCATCGTAAGTTACGTGGCGGCTACCGGGAAACTTAGCGAGGAACTCTCCTACCAGTTGCTTGGTAGAAGGAGAAGTAATGGTAGAAGTCAACAGCACTACAGGAGCACCGTTCAACTTCGCCATTTCATCGGCAATCATTTTATCAAATGCATCGAACGTAGATACTTCTACGAGCTTGCCTTCTTTAATTTGAGCAGGAAAACGCAGGCGCTTGGTATCGTACATATCCAGCACAGACGCCTGTGCACGGGCACTGGTACCGCCCTGGAAAATGGGGCTCAGGTCGTTGCCTTCAATTTTGATAGGACGGCCATCACGCACCTTGGCTACCACACTTACCACATCGCCATCTTGTACATAGGTAGTGGCGTAGTAATTGGCCACACCCGGAATCACATTGTCTGGCTTGTTGACAAACGGAATGGCTTTTTTCACCGGCATTTCGCAACTGGCGGCTACCGTAGCAGCTACCGTGCTAAATCCGAGGTATTTCAAGAAGTCGCGACGAGGTGCATTGGCACTCATCAATCCTTTATCATCCGCTTCAAACGGCAATTCCTCCCTGAATTCATCAGCTACATTGGCCTGATGGCCTTCGCTTTTGCCTAGGGCTCCGAAACTTTGCCAGATTTTATTACTCATACTATACTAATGTGAGAATTTGAAAATTGAAAACTTGAACTGATGCATCTTCAGGGTTATGCCTGAGTGCTAATTCAAATTAGTAGTGACATTTCTGGCACTCAGTACCACCAATCATTTCAACAGTTACGCTGTCCATTTTGCCATTCTTCATGTCTTCATGGAACTTCTCGTAAATGCTGTAGAAGCCGTTGTCTTTGAACTGAACCTTGGTTTCGCGGTGGCAATTGATACACCAACCCATGCTCGGATCGCTAAACTGCTTCACTTCACCCATGTTCTGGATTTCGCCGTGGCAGGTTTGGCAGGCTACCTGACCAGCTTTTACGTGCTGTGCGTGGTTGAAATAAACGTGGTCGGGCAGGTTGTGAATTTTGATCCACTCAATGGGCTTCGCTTTGGAAGGATCCCAAGCCTGACCTGGTGTGAAACCTGCGTATTCGTACAGTTTCTTGATTTCGTTGGTACCATTCACTTCTTTACCATCGGCGGTGTACAACGGCTCGCCCTTGTACTCGTTGATGGCCAGGTGACAGTTCATACACACATTCACAGAAGGAATGTTGGCATGCTTACCTTCTTGCGCACCACCGTGGCAGTACAAACAGTTGATTTGGTTTACACCAGCGTGTACTTTGTGGCTGTAATAAATTGGCTGTTCAGGCTGGTAGTCTTTACTACGGCCCAAACCAACGGCGCCTTTTGAAATATACACACCCGCTACTACAAAGAGCAGCACGGTTACCAGTGCGATGTAGGTTTTGTTTTTGTAGAAAGGAACAGATGCAGCAACAGGCAGGCCATCTTTTTCGTCGGCCAACTTGCGGAGGTTGCTGTTTACCTGCAGCAAAATGAGACCAATCAGTGCCAGCACCAGGGTGATGACACCAAAGAGCAGGCTGTTGTCACCTTCGGATTTTGCGGCCGCAGTTGCACCAGCTGCAGGAGCCGGAGTGGCAGGCTTCCAATCACGGATATAGGTAAGAATAGCTTCGATATCAGCATCCTGCAGTGAGTTGAAAGAAGTCATGGCAGCGGGGCTCCAATCCTTAATTTTCACAGCATAAGGGTCGCCGGTTTTCACCGCGTCAGGCCAGTTTTTAATCCAGGTCTTCAGCAGGTCTTTGCTGGGCCAGCGCTTTTCTACGTCCAGGAGAGCCGGACCAGTCAGGTCTTTATCGATTTTGTGGCAGGAAGCACAGTTGGCATTGAACAGCGCTTTTCCATCCTGGGCCTGCACTTGGGTAAAGCCGGCTACAAACAGGAATAGAAAACTCGTAATAATGTGAAGGCTGGCTTTGCTTATTTTACTCATAACTCACTGATATTGAATAGCCGTTGGAAACATATCCGCGGATAGGCGGGCAAAAATATGACCTCGGCGTGACAATTACCCGTAATCGGAAAAAAAAATTTCGCTTAGTGCCACAAGGGTTTCAGCCTATGGAGAGGTTTGTGTCAGCAAGCTGGCAGGCCATCTCTTCAAAGGTTCAACGAATAGCAATTTCTCAGTGAATCGAAGTATGTGATGGCAAAGAACCTTTCCCGGCATAGCATTATTACTGATAAGCATCAGCCCCCGGGCTGTATTCCGTCATCTGCACGTTTTTTTACCCCATCTTCGCAGGCATGTTTGGCCGGCTGCAACAAAAATGGAAGGTTACCGGGGTGCAACTCACCCTTATTCTCTGCACGTTTGCCCTTGGTGGTAGCCTCTGCGGCTTTTTTACCCGTGAAATACTGGGGCTGTTTACCATTGAGCAGCCATTTCTGTACGGAACGCTGTACTTTATCATCCTTACCCTGTTGTGGCCGATTTGTGTGCTGCTCATCAGTATTCCGCTGGGCCAATTCAGGTTTTTCCGCAATTATTTACGCAAAATGGGTAGCAAATTGGGCTTGGGCAGTGCTCCGGCCGCCTCGTCTGAAAGCGATGCGCATATCCACCTGGCCATTTTTGCCAGCGGTACCGGGAGCAATGCCCGCAAAATCATGGAGCATTTCAAAGGGCACCCCCGCATCAAAATCTCGATGCTGGTGAGCAATAAGCCCGGCGCCGGCGCCCTGCACCATGCCGCCGATTTTGGCGTAAGCACCTTAATCATCAGCCGGGAGCAGTTTTTAAAAGGCGATGCCTATGTGCCCGAACTGCAGGCTGCTGGCATCGATTATATTGTATTGGCAGGTTTTTTATGGAAAATACCCCCGACGTTAATAGCTGCCTATCCCAATCATATCGTCAATATTCACCCTGCCCTGCTGCCCAAATATGGAGGCAAAGGCATGTATGGCCATTTTGTACACGAAGCCGTGATTGCGGCAGGCGAAACAGAAAGCGGCATCACCATTCACCTGGTGGATGAGCAATACGACCACGGGGCGCATTTATTTCAGGCCAAGTGCCCGGTGCTGCCCGGCGATACACCCGATGATTTGGCTGCCCGCATCCACCAATTGGAGCACCAATATTTTGCCGGTGTGATAGAAGATTGGGTTGCAGGAAAGTAATAACCTGCGCTTTACCCTGCTGGCAATGCCTTTTTCATGTACTTTAATTGCCCAAAAAATTGATTGTACATGAAATCCCTTTTTCTTGCCATTGCCGCATCATTTGCCATGGCGCCATTAGTTGCGCAAATTCCATTGGCCACGTCGCCAAAAACAGAAGGCATGGATCCGGTGCGGCTCAACCGCATAGACGCATTGGTACAGCAATACATCGATAGCCAGTGGATAGCCGGTGCCACCTGCATTGTAGCCCGCAATGGAAAAGTAGTGTACCATCGGGCTTTTGGTGTTCGCAACGCCGCTACAAAAAACGCACAACAGAAAGACGATATTTTCCGCATTGCTTCGCAAACCAAGGCAATTACCAGCACGGCAGTGATGATGCTGTTTGAAGAAGGCAAGTTTTTGCTCGACGATCCCATTGCCAAATACATTCCGGCATTTGCCAATCAGCAAGTCATTGATCAGTTTAATATGGCCGATACCAGTTTTAGTACGGTAAAAGCCAAGCGGGCAGTTACCATCCGTGATTTGCTTACGCATACATCGGGTATTGGGTATGCACAAATAGGCAGCCCACGTGCCAAAGCCATGTATGCCAAAGCCGGTGTGCATGCACAAATTGGTGTGCCTGCTGCCAGCCTCAAAGAGCAGGTAATGAAGATTGCCGCACTGCCACTGGAGCACCAGCCCGGCGAACGTTTTACGTACGGCCTCAACACCGATGTGCTCGGTTATTTTGTAGAAGTGATGAGCGGTCAAAGTCTGGCCGATTTTTTCCGCATCCGCATTTTTGAACCACTGGGCATGAAGGATACCTGGTTTTATTTGCCTGCTGAAAAACAAAACCGATTGGTGGCATTACACACAGAGGATAAACAGCAACATGTAACGGTATTGCAACCCGGGCAATCGGCTATGCTGAATAATCTGGATGTAGATTACCCTAAAGCGAAGGGGCAATTATACAGCGGCGGGGCAGGCCTTTCCAGTACAGCAATGGACTATGCCATTTTTATGCAAATGATGCTCAACGGTGGTGTGTACAATGGTAAACGCATCCTGAGCAAAAACAGTGTGGAGCTGATGACACAAAATCAAATAGGCAATGTAGACCGTGGGCCGAATGAAAAATTCGGACTGGGCTTTGGATTGGTAACGGAAACAGGCAGTGGCAAGCTGGGCCAAAGTACCGGCACGTATAGTTGGGGTGGCGCTTTTAGCAGCACCTACTGGATAGATCCGAAAGAAAAAATAATAGCGCAATTTTTCCTAAACCAAACACCTACCAGCCATGGCGATATTCACGACAAGTTTAAAGTGCTGGTGTATAGTGCCATTGAGTAATGTGCTAATTAGCTAATTTGAAAATGTGCCAATGTAAATGCAGTGCAATTTGTAAGCGCTTCAACACTGTAACTGTTGCACACTAAAACATTGGAACCAGTGAACACGTAAACTAGTAAACTCGTCAACTAAAAACCTACTCCACCAACTTTATACCACCTGGCAGTATTTCAATCAAACGTTGTTTGTACAAAGCACCGATGGCCATTTTGAAACTCTTTTTGCTGAGGCCGAAAAAGGCGTAAATGTCTTGCGGGTCGCTTTTGTCGTTGTACGGCAAAGCGCCTTTGTGTTGTTTTAGTAATTCGAGAATGCGTTCGGGTTCGCCTGAAATTTTGTCGTAGCCGGGTTTGCCGGGCACAATGTCCAGCTTGCCATCTTCCCGCACCTGCTTGATGAAACCTTGCAAACGCTGGCCCGGCTGCAAACCTACCACCGCATCGGCATGGTGCACCAGTCCTTCATAGCAATCATCCACCATCACCGCAAAACCCAATGGCGTTTGGCGATGTACGAGCAACGTAACGGGTTGCTTTTCTTGTAAGCCCGTGGTATCGGTTTTTAAAAACTGATTGGTCCATTCGGTGGCAGCTAAGCGGCCGGTTTTTTCATCGCGGTACACATACACGAGGTAGCTTTTGCCTTCACTCATGGGCTCCCGTTGCTGGCTGTTGGCCACAAACAAATCTTTGCTCAACCCCCAATCGAGAAAGGCGCCGGCCGGGCTGGTGCTGACCACTTTCAAAAAAGCAAACTGACCCACTACTGCAAACGGCTTTTGTGTAGTGGCGATGAGGCGATTTTCGCTATCGTGGTAAATGAAAACTTCTATTTCATCCCCCTTTTGCAACCCTTCGGGCAACCAGCGATTGGGCAACAACACATCTTCATTGCCATGGCGCAAATAGGCACCCGGAGTAACGATGCGTTCTACGGGTAATGTATAAAACTGTCCGGCTTGTAATGTTTCAGGCATGACGCGAAGGTAGATGATAGTTGGTAGTTGGGGGTTTGGGGTTTGTGGTTTGGTTGGGCAATGAGGGAATGGGCAATGATGAAGAAGGCAATAATAATGTAGGCAATAGGCAATCCATTGGGTTAAGGAATATAATTTTTTCGGGGATGTGTTAAATCAATAATTGTTGGTCGGATGGGCCTTTTTGTATGCAATCCTTCGTTAATAAGAAAAAAATACAAGCCCTGCAAATCCCAAACTGTCTACTGCAAACTATTTACGCCTTAGTGGTTCAAAAAAAGAGAATTGGCAGGAACAGCTGCGCTGTGCACGGCAGTACAAGTGTGCGACGCAACAGGTGCTTCATAGCAGCACTTGGCTGGTGCCACAAAAAAACAACACCAGCTGATGAGCTGGTGCTGCTAACGAGTAAATAAGCAAACCCCTAGGATTATTTTTTGGGGCAGGTATTGAGGCCTACCAATGTATACAGCGGACAAAAACTAATGAGGCTGGTAGCCAGGAACACACCGCCCAATACGAGCAGCACCAAA
The Phnomibacter ginsenosidimutans genome window above contains:
- a CDS encoding serine hydrolase domain-containing protein — translated: MKSLFLAIAASFAMAPLVAQIPLATSPKTEGMDPVRLNRIDALVQQYIDSQWIAGATCIVARNGKVVYHRAFGVRNAATKNAQQKDDIFRIASQTKAITSTAVMMLFEEGKFLLDDPIAKYIPAFANQQVIDQFNMADTSFSTVKAKRAVTIRDLLTHTSGIGYAQIGSPRAKAMYAKAGVHAQIGVPAASLKEQVMKIAALPLEHQPGERFTYGLNTDVLGYFVEVMSGQSLADFFRIRIFEPLGMKDTWFYLPAEKQNRLVALHTEDKQQHVTVLQPGQSAMLNNLDVDYPKAKGQLYSGGAGLSSTAMDYAIFMQMMLNGGVYNGKRILSKNSVELMTQNQIGNVDRGPNEKFGLGFGLVTETGSGKLGQSTGTYSWGGAFSSTYWIDPKEKIIAQFFLNQTPTSHGDIHDKFKVLVYSAIE
- the nrfD gene encoding NrfD/PsrC family molybdoenzyme membrane anchor subunit encodes the protein MSVIKYESAVRAPLVDGTKTYHQVTEDIIRPIETTPSKLWKIGFAISVGLLLFGVYSVYREVTYGIGEWNLNKTIGWGWDITNFVWWVGIGHAGTLISAILLLFRQGWRTGVNRAAEAMTIFAVMCAGQFPIFHMGRVWMAFFVLPYPNSRGPLWVNFTSPLLWDVFAISTYFTVSLLFWYSGLLPDLATVRDRAKLKWRKKMYGILSFGWTGSTKHWQRHESLSLVLAGLSTPLVLSVHTIVSFDFATSVIPGWHTTIFPPYFVAGAIFSGFAMVQTLMLITRKVLNLQDYITLEHIEVMNKVIVLTGSIVGVAYLTELFMAWYSQNPYEGYTFWYSRANLFSPYGWSYWGMMACNVLSPQIFWFKKLRRNITVTFFMSIIVNIGMWFERFVIIVTSLYRDYVPSSWSYYYSPTPWEIGFYLGTFGLFFTCFFLFAKWFPVIAVAEIKFILKRSGENYKAGDQATLENKTLEDFQHTMAH
- a CDS encoding c-type cytochrome — protein: MSKISKASLHIITSFLFLFVAGFTQVQAQDGKALFNANCASCHKIDKDLTGPALLDVEKRWPSKDLLKTWIKNWPDAVKTGDPYAVKIKDWSPAAMTSFNSLQDADIEAILTYIRDWKPATPAPAAGATAAAKSEGDNSLLFGVITLVLALIGLILLQVNSNLRKLADEKDGLPVAASVPFYKNKTYIALVTVLLFVVAGVYISKGAVGLGRSKDYQPEQPIYYSHKVHAGVNQINCLYCHGGAQEGKHANIPSVNVCMNCHLAINEYKGEPLYTADGKEVNGTNEIKKLYEYAGFTPGQAWDPSKAKPIEWIKIHNLPDHVYFNHAQHVKAGQVACQTCHGEIQNMGEVKQFSDPSMGWCINCHRETKVQFKDNGFYSIYEKFHEDMKNGKMDSVTVEMIGGTECQKCHY
- a CDS encoding phosphoribosylglycinamide formyltransferase, whose amino-acid sequence is MFGRLQQKWKVTGVQLTLILCTFALGGSLCGFFTREILGLFTIEQPFLYGTLYFIILTLLWPICVLLISIPLGQFRFFRNYLRKMGSKLGLGSAPAASSESDAHIHLAIFASGTGSNARKIMEHFKGHPRIKISMLVSNKPGAGALHHAADFGVSTLIISREQFLKGDAYVPELQAAGIDYIVLAGFLWKIPPTLIAAYPNHIVNIHPALLPKYGGKGMYGHFVHEAVIAAGETESGITIHLVDEQYDHGAHLFQAKCPVLPGDTPDDLAARIHQLEHQYFAGVIEDWVAGK
- a CDS encoding YgaP family membrane protein, whose translation is MKKNMGAVDRVIRIVLAALFAVLYFTGTVAGTPGLVLLVLGGVFLATSLISFCPLYTLVGLNTCPKK
- a CDS encoding TAT-variant-translocated molybdopterin oxidoreductase — translated: MSNKIWQSFGALGKSEGHQANVADEFREELPFEADDKGLMSANAPRRDFLKYLGFSTVAATVAASCEMPVKKAIPFVNKPDNVIPGVANYYATTYVQDGDVVSVVAKVRDGRPIKIEGNDLSPIFQGGTSARAQASVLDMYDTKRLRFPAQIKEGKLVEVSTFDAFDKMIADEMAKLNGAPVVLLTSTITSPSTKQLVGEFLAKFPGSRHVTYDAVSYSGMLLANEAAYGKRAIPSYHFDNAKVIVSLGADFLGTWLSPVEFAKQYSKGRKIDEKNPTLSKHYQFESIMSMTGANADERFTHKPSEAGVVAAALLAAVTGGAVNVADAKLKAGLSKAAADLKAAGGAALVVSGSNDSNVQLIVNAINEAIGANGKTINWAVTSNYRQGVDADFETLLADMSAGKVGALLIAGANPAYTYAKADAFKKALAAVKLTVSFNTRLDETTELCKYVVPDHHYLESWGDAEPKSGYYSFIQPTIAPLFKTRNWQDSLLKWSGNATTEYANYLKAYWMTKLGSQENWDATLRDGVIVPAEAVVAAGSFNGAAVAAAVSAAGTPAKAGAWEVVLYEKTAIGSGAQATNPWLQEMPDPVTKATWDNYATISAAAAKELLGIDLTKNGDADSYEVNPKKPVIAIKVNGKELKLPVIIVPGTQKNTIGIAVGYGRSEKVGVAVKGAGQNAYPLATIANGVVTYAAYDATVTATDELYEVAQNQTHGSYEGRIEVVKETSLATFKKHPEMFKAQRDALVEDYASKSGDYRNEASLYDPRLNDRPGVHWGMSIDLNSCTGCGSCVVACNAENNIPVVGKTEVLRGHDMHWMRIDRYFVSDAANPDEVKDVVFMPMMCQHCDNAPCENVCPVAATNHSSEGLNQMTYNRCIGTRYCANNCPYKVRRFNWADYTGADSFPNNQEGIISDVTMEMNDDLYRMVLNPDVTVRSRGVIEKCSFCVQRLQAGKLEAKKQSRPIKDGEVKTACQSACPTNAIEFGDSNDKQSAVRNMRDHSPLRMYYALEQIHVLPNVNYMAKIRNTDEVDAVEMPHKPEAAEAGAAHH
- a CDS encoding CvfB family protein, with amino-acid sequence MPETLQAGQFYTLPVERIVTPGAYLRHGNEDVLLPNRWLPEGLQKGDEIEVFIYHDSENRLIATTQKPFAVVGQFAFLKVVSTSPAGAFLDWGLSKDLFVANSQQREPMSEGKSYLVYVYRDEKTGRLAATEWTNQFLKTDTTGLQEKQPVTLLVHRQTPLGFAVMVDDCYEGLVHHADAVVGLQPGQRLQGFIKQVREDGKLDIVPGKPGYDKISGEPERILELLKQHKGALPYNDKSDPQDIYAFFGLSKKSFKMAIGALYKQRLIEILPGGIKLVE